Proteins from a genomic interval of Chionomys nivalis chromosome 7, mChiNiv1.1, whole genome shotgun sequence:
- the Eif4a1 gene encoding eukaryotic initiation factor 4A-I isoform X1 gives MSASQDSRSRDNGPDGMEPEGVIESNWNEIVDSFDDMNLSESLLRGIYAYGFEKPSAIQQRAILPCIKGYDVIAQAQSGTGKTATFAISILQQIELDLKATQALVLAPTRELAQQIQKVVMALGDYMGASCHACIGGTNVRAEVQKLQMEAPHIIVGTPGRVFDMLNRRYLSPKYIKMFVLDEADEMLSRGFKDQIYDIFQKLNSNTQVVLLSATMPSDVLEVTKKFMRDPIRILVKKEELTLEGIRQFYINVEREEWKLDTLCDLYETLTITQAVIFINTRRKVDWLTEKMHARDFTVSAMHGDMDQKERDVIMREFRSGSSRVLITTDLLARGIDVQQVSLVINYDLPTNRENYIHRIGRGGRFGRKGVAINMVTEEDKRTLRDIETFYNTSIEEMPLNVADLI, from the exons ATGTCTGCGAGTCAGGATTCTCG ATCCAGAGACAATGGCCCTGACGGGATGGAGCCCGAAGGCGTCATCGAG AGTAACTGGAATGAGATTGTGGATAGTTTTGATGACATGAATCTCTCAGAATCCCTCCTCCGTGGTATTTATGCCTATGGTTTTGAGAAGCCCTCTGCCATTCAGCAGCGAGCCATTCTTCCTTGTATCAAGG GTTATGATGTGATTGCTCAAGCCCAGTCTGGGACTGGGAAAACAGCTACATTTGCCATATCAATTTTGCAACAGATTGAGTTAGATCTAAAGGCCACTCAGGCTTTGGTTCTGGCACCCACTCgtgagttggctcagcag ATACAAAAAGTGGTCATGGCATTAGGAGACTACATGGGTGCCTCTTGTCATGCCTGTATTGGGGGCACCAATGTGCGTGCTGAGGTGCAGAAGCTGCAGATGGAGGCCCCCCATATCATCGTGGGCACTCCTGGCCGGGTGTTTGATATGCTTAACCGGAGATACTTGT CgccaaaatatattaagatgtttGTACTGGATGAAGCAGATGAAATGCTAAGCCGTGGGTTCAAGGACCAGATCTATGATATATTCCAGAAGCTCAACAGTAACACACAG GTAGTTTTGTTGTCTGCTACAATGCCTTCTGATGTCCTTGAGGTGACCAAGAAATTCATGAGAGACCCCATTCGGATTCTTGTTAAGAAGGAAGAGTTGACCCTGGAGGGTATCCGCCAATTCTACATCAATGTGGAACGAGAG GAGTGGAAGCTTGACACATTGTGTGACTTGTATGAAACCCTGACTATCACCCAGGCAGTAATCTTTATCAATACCAGAAGGAAGGTGGATTGGCTCACTGAGAAGATGCATGCCCGGGATTTCACTGTTTCTGCCATG CATGGCGATATGGACCAAAAGGAACGAGATGTGATCATGAGGGAGTTCCGGTCTGGTTCTAGCAGAGTATTAATTACCACTGACCTGTTG GCCAGAGGCATTGATGTGCAGCAGGTCTCCTTAGTCATCAATTACGACCTTCCCACAAACAGGGAAAACTACATCCACAG AATTGGCCGTGGCGGTCGCTTTGGCCGTAAAGGTGTGGCCATTAACATGGTGACGGAAGAGGACAAGAGGACTCTTCGAGACATTGAGACATTCTACAACACTTCCATTGAAGAGATGCCTCTCAATGTTGCTGACCTCATTTGA
- the Senp3 gene encoding sentrin-specific protease 3 has product MKETIQGTGSWGPEPPGPGTTYSNPRRERLRWPLPPKPRLKSGGGFGPDPGSGTTVPTRRLPAPRPSFDASASEEEEEEEEEDEEEEVAAWRLPPRWGHLGTSHRPRPLRPSHRKACSQRRRRAMRAFQMLLYSKSTSLTFHWKLWGRHRGRRRYLAHTKNHLSAQEGCATPQVPSPCCRLDSPRGPPPPRLGLLGALMAEDGMRGSSPVPSGPPMEEDGLRWTPKSPLDPDSGLLSCTLPNGFGGLPGPEGERSLAPPDASILISNVCSIGDHVAQELFQGSDLGTAEEAERHEEKAGQHSPLREEHVTCVQSILDEFLQTYGSLIPLSTDEVVEKLEDIFQQEFSTPSRKSLVLQLIQSYQRMPGNAMVRGFRVSYKRHVLTMDDLGTLYGQNWLNDQVMNMYGDLVMDTVPEKVHFFNSFFYDKLRTKGYDGVKRWTKNVDIFNKELLLIPIHLEVHWSLISVDVRQRTITYFDSQRTLNRRCPKHIAKYLQAEAVKKDRLDFHQGWKGYFKMNVARQNNDSDCGAFVLQYCKHLALSQPFSFTQQDMPKLRRQIYKELCHCKLTV; this is encoded by the exons ATGAAAGAGACTATACAAGGGACCGGGTCTTGGGGGCCTGAGCCCCCGGGACCCGGCACCACTTACTCAAACCCCAGACGAGAACGTCTTCGTTGGCCCCTACCTCCCAAGCCCCGGCTCAAGTCAGGTGGTGGGTTTGGGCCGGATCCTGGGTCAGGGACCACAGTGCCAACTAGACGCCTCCCTGCACCTCGGCCCTCTTTCGATGCCTCAGCtagtgaagaagaggaagaggaggaggaagaagatgaggaggaggaagtggcagcTTGGAGGCTGCCCCCTAGATGGGGCCACCTGGGGACCTCCCATCGTCCTCGCCCTCTGCGGCCCTCTCATAGAAAAGCCTGCTCACAGCGCCGGCGCCGAGCCATGAGAGCCTTCCAGATGCTGCTCTACTCCAAAAGCACCTCGTTGACATTCCACTGGAAGCTTTGGGGGCGCCACCGAGGCCGGCGGCGGTACCTGGCACACACCAAGAACCATCTCTCAGCCCAGGAAGGGTGTGCAACGCCACAGGTGCCATCACCCTGCTGTCGTTTGGATTCCCCCCGGGGGCCACCCCCACCTCGACTGGGTCTGCTAGGTGCTCTCATGGCTGAGGACGGGATGAGAGGGTCTTCACCAGTGCCCTCTGGGCCCCCCATGGAGGAAGATGGACTTAGGTGGACCCCAAAGTCTCCTCTGGACCCCGACTCCG GCCTCCTCTCATGTACTCTGCCTAATGGTTTTGGGGGACTACCTGGTCCTGAAGGGGAGCGCAGCCTGGCACCCCCTGATGCCAGCATACTCATCAGCAATGTGTGCAGTATTGGGGACCATGTGGCTCAGGAACTTTTTCAGGGCTCTGACTTGGGCACTGCGGAAGAGGCAGAGCGGCATGAGGAGAAAGCTGGCCAGCATAGTCCTCTACGGGAGGAACACGTGACCTGCGTGCAGA GCATCTTAGATGAATTCCTTCAAACTTATGGTAGCCTCATCCCCCTCAGCACTGATGAAGTTGTCGAGAAGCTGGAGGACATTTTCCAGCAGGAGTTCTCTACTCCCTCCAG GAAGAGTCTGGTACTGCAGCTGATCCAGTCCTACCAGCGCATGCCAGGCAATGCCATGGTGAGGGGCTTCCGGGTATCCTATAAACGACACGTGCTCACTATGGATGACTTGGGGACCTTATATGGACAGAACTGGCTCAATGATCAG gTGATGAACATGTATGGAGACCTGGTCATGGACACAGTCCCTGAAAAG GTGCATTTCTTCAACAGTTTCTTCTATGATAAACTCCGTACCAAGGGTTATGATGGGGTGAAAAGGTGGACCAAAAAT GTGGACATCTTCAATAAAGAACTGCTGCTGATCCCCATCCATCTGGAGGTGCACTGGTCCCTTATATCCGTGGATGTCAGGCAGCGAACCATCACCTATTTTGACTCCCAGCGCACTCTTAACCGCCGCTGCCCTAAG CATATTGCCAAGTATCTGCAGGCAGAAGCGGTAAAAAAAGACCGACTGGATTTCCACCAGGGCTGGAAAGGTTACTTCAAAATG AACGTGGCCAGGCAGAACAACGACAGCGACTGTGGTGCCTTTGTGTTGCAG TACTGCAAGCACCTGGCCCTGTCTCAGCCATTCAGCTTCACCCAGCAGGACATGCCCAAACTTCGACGGCAGATCTACAAGGAACTGTGTCACTGCAAACTCACTGTGTGA
- the Cd68 gene encoding macrosialin has protein sequence MRLEVLCLVSLGLLVAQGTGKDCPHKKAATLLPSFTVTPTTIESTASPTTSHRPITTTHGNITVHPTSNTTSSGPSTSTHNPATTTSHGNATVHPTTNNGTATSPGFSTTTGPHPGPYPPSPSPSPGSTRTLGNYTWTNGSQPCAQLQAQIQIRILYPTQSGGKAWGISTLNPNKTKVQGGCVGASPHLLLLFPDGQLTFGFKKDLEHSQNMVYLNYMAVEYNVSFPHATQWTFSAQNSSLQELQAPLGRSFCCRNTSIVLSPAVHLDLLSLRLQAAQLPNTGHLGPCASCTNDQSLWLPLIIGLVLLGLLAFVLIAFCITRRRQSAYQPL, from the exons ATGAGGCTCGAAGTGCTTTGCTTGGTCTCACTGGGACTGCTTGTAG CCCAAGGAACAGGGAAAGACTGTCCTCACAAAAAAGCTGCTACTCTCCTGCCATCCTTCACGGTGACGCCTACAACTATAGAAAGCACAGCAAGCCCTACGACCAGCCACAGGCCCATCACTACCACTCACGGTAATATTACAGTTCATCCAACAAGTAATACTACCAGTTCCGGACCCTCAACTTCCACTCACAACCCTGCCACGACCACCAGTCATGGGAACGCCACAGTTCATCCCACCACAAACAACGGCACTGCTACTAGTCCAGGATTCTCCACCACCACCGGCCCTCACCCTGGACCATATCCACCCTCTCCAAGTCCTAGTCCAGGCAGCACAAGGACTCTCGGAAACTACACATGGACCAATGGCTCCCAGCCCTGTGCTCAGCTCCAAGCACAAATTCAGATTCGAATCCTGTACCCAACCCAGAGTGGAGGAAAG GCCTGGGGCATCTCTACATTGAATCCCAACAAAACCAAGGTCCAGGGGGGCTGTGTCGGTGCCTCTCCCCACCTGCTTCTCCTATTTCCTGATGGACAGCTCACCTTTGGATTCAAAAAG GACCTGGAGCACAGCCAGAATATGGTCTACCTCAACTATATGGCAGTGGAATACAACGTGTCCTTCCCACACGCAACAC AGTGGACATTCTCAGCCCAGAACTCATCTCTTCAAGAGCTCCAAGCTCCCCTGGGCCGAAGCTTCTGTTGCAGAAATACAAGCATAGTTCTTTCTCCAGCTGTTCATCTCGACCTGCTCTCCCTGAGGCTACAGGCTGCTCAGCTGCCCAACACAGGACACTTGGGGCCAT GCGCCTCCTGCACCAATGACCAATCCCTCTGGCTGCCTCTCATCATTGGCCTGGTCCTCCTTGGCCTCCTTGCCTTCGTGCTCATTGCCTTCTGCATTACCCGGAGACGACAGTCTGCCTACCAGCCCCTGTGA
- the Tnfsf13 gene encoding tumor necrosis factor ligand superfamily member 13 isoform X1 has protein sequence MPASSPGNMGGSVREPALSVALWLSWGAVLGAVTCAVALLIQQTELQSLRREVSRLQRSGGPSQKRGECPWQSLWKQCPDVLEAWQDGEKSRRRRALLTQRRKKKYSVLHLVPINITSKVDSDETEVMWQPALRRGRGLEVQGSVVRVWDTGIYLLYSQVLFHDVTFTMGQVVSREHQGSRETLFRCIRSMPSDPGRAYNSCYSAGVFHLHQGDILTVKIPRAKAKLSLSPHGTFLGFVKL, from the exons ATGCCAGCCTCATCCCCAGGCAACATGGGGGGCTCAGTCCGAGAGCCGGCCCTCTCGGTTGCTCTTTGGTTGAGTTGGGGGGCGGTTCTGGGGGCTGTGACTTGTGCCGTGGCGCTACTGATCCAACAAACAGAGCTGCAGAGCCTAAGGAGGGAGGTGAGCCGGCTGCAGCGGAGTGGAGGGCCTTCCCAGAAGCGCGGAGAGTGTCCCTGGCAGAGCCTCTGGAAACAG TGTCCTGATGTCCTGGAAGCCTGGCAGGATGGGGAGAAATCCAGGAGAAGGAGAGCACTGCTCACCCAGAGGCGCAAGA AGAAGTACTCAGTTCTGCATCTTGTTCCCATTAACATCACCTCCAAGG TGGACTCTGATGAGACGGAGGTGATGTGGCAACCAGCTCTTAGGCGTGGGAGAGGCCTGGAGGTCCAAGGATCTGTTGTCCGAGTCTGGGACACTGGAATTTATCTGCTATACAGCCAG GTCCTGTTTCATGATGTGACTTTCACCATGGGTCAGGTGGTATCTCGGGAACACCAAGGGAGCCGGGAAACTCTATTCCGATGTATCCGAAGTATGCCCTCGGACCCCGGCCGTGCCTACAATAGCTGTTACAGTGCAG gtgTCTTTCATCTACATCAAGGGGATATTCTCACTGTCAAAATTCCACGGGCAAAAGCCAAACTTAGCCTTTCTCCGCACGGAACCTTTCTGGGGTTTGTGAAACTATGA
- the Tnfsf13 gene encoding tumor necrosis factor ligand superfamily member 13 isoform X2 has translation MPASSPGNMGGSVREPALSVALWLSWGAVLGAVTCAVALLIQQTELQSLRREVSRLQRSGGPSQKRGECPWQSLWKQCPDVLEAWQDGEKSRRRRALLTQRRKMDSDETEVMWQPALRRGRGLEVQGSVVRVWDTGIYLLYSQVLFHDVTFTMGQVVSREHQGSRETLFRCIRSMPSDPGRAYNSCYSAGVFHLHQGDILTVKIPRAKAKLSLSPHGTFLGFVKL, from the exons ATGCCAGCCTCATCCCCAGGCAACATGGGGGGCTCAGTCCGAGAGCCGGCCCTCTCGGTTGCTCTTTGGTTGAGTTGGGGGGCGGTTCTGGGGGCTGTGACTTGTGCCGTGGCGCTACTGATCCAACAAACAGAGCTGCAGAGCCTAAGGAGGGAGGTGAGCCGGCTGCAGCGGAGTGGAGGGCCTTCCCAGAAGCGCGGAGAGTGTCCCTGGCAGAGCCTCTGGAAACAG TGTCCTGATGTCCTGGAAGCCTGGCAGGATGGGGAGAAATCCAGGAGAAGGAGAGCACTGCTCACCCAGAGGCGCAAGA TGGACTCTGATGAGACGGAGGTGATGTGGCAACCAGCTCTTAGGCGTGGGAGAGGCCTGGAGGTCCAAGGATCTGTTGTCCGAGTCTGGGACACTGGAATTTATCTGCTATACAGCCAG GTCCTGTTTCATGATGTGACTTTCACCATGGGTCAGGTGGTATCTCGGGAACACCAAGGGAGCCGGGAAACTCTATTCCGATGTATCCGAAGTATGCCCTCGGACCCCGGCCGTGCCTACAATAGCTGTTACAGTGCAG gtgTCTTTCATCTACATCAAGGGGATATTCTCACTGTCAAAATTCCACGGGCAAAAGCCAAACTTAGCCTTTCTCCGCACGGAACCTTTCTGGGGTTTGTGAAACTATGA
- the Eif4a1 gene encoding eukaryotic initiation factor 4A-I isoform X2: MEPEGVIESNWNEIVDSFDDMNLSESLLRGIYAYGFEKPSAIQQRAILPCIKGYDVIAQAQSGTGKTATFAISILQQIELDLKATQALVLAPTRELAQQIQKVVMALGDYMGASCHACIGGTNVRAEVQKLQMEAPHIIVGTPGRVFDMLNRRYLSPKYIKMFVLDEADEMLSRGFKDQIYDIFQKLNSNTQVVLLSATMPSDVLEVTKKFMRDPIRILVKKEELTLEGIRQFYINVEREEWKLDTLCDLYETLTITQAVIFINTRRKVDWLTEKMHARDFTVSAMHGDMDQKERDVIMREFRSGSSRVLITTDLLARGIDVQQVSLVINYDLPTNRENYIHRIGRGGRFGRKGVAINMVTEEDKRTLRDIETFYNTSIEEMPLNVADLI, translated from the exons ATGGAGCCCGAAGGCGTCATCGAG AGTAACTGGAATGAGATTGTGGATAGTTTTGATGACATGAATCTCTCAGAATCCCTCCTCCGTGGTATTTATGCCTATGGTTTTGAGAAGCCCTCTGCCATTCAGCAGCGAGCCATTCTTCCTTGTATCAAGG GTTATGATGTGATTGCTCAAGCCCAGTCTGGGACTGGGAAAACAGCTACATTTGCCATATCAATTTTGCAACAGATTGAGTTAGATCTAAAGGCCACTCAGGCTTTGGTTCTGGCACCCACTCgtgagttggctcagcag ATACAAAAAGTGGTCATGGCATTAGGAGACTACATGGGTGCCTCTTGTCATGCCTGTATTGGGGGCACCAATGTGCGTGCTGAGGTGCAGAAGCTGCAGATGGAGGCCCCCCATATCATCGTGGGCACTCCTGGCCGGGTGTTTGATATGCTTAACCGGAGATACTTGT CgccaaaatatattaagatgtttGTACTGGATGAAGCAGATGAAATGCTAAGCCGTGGGTTCAAGGACCAGATCTATGATATATTCCAGAAGCTCAACAGTAACACACAG GTAGTTTTGTTGTCTGCTACAATGCCTTCTGATGTCCTTGAGGTGACCAAGAAATTCATGAGAGACCCCATTCGGATTCTTGTTAAGAAGGAAGAGTTGACCCTGGAGGGTATCCGCCAATTCTACATCAATGTGGAACGAGAG GAGTGGAAGCTTGACACATTGTGTGACTTGTATGAAACCCTGACTATCACCCAGGCAGTAATCTTTATCAATACCAGAAGGAAGGTGGATTGGCTCACTGAGAAGATGCATGCCCGGGATTTCACTGTTTCTGCCATG CATGGCGATATGGACCAAAAGGAACGAGATGTGATCATGAGGGAGTTCCGGTCTGGTTCTAGCAGAGTATTAATTACCACTGACCTGTTG GCCAGAGGCATTGATGTGCAGCAGGTCTCCTTAGTCATCAATTACGACCTTCCCACAAACAGGGAAAACTACATCCACAG AATTGGCCGTGGCGGTCGCTTTGGCCGTAAAGGTGTGGCCATTAACATGGTGACGGAAGAGGACAAGAGGACTCTTCGAGACATTGAGACATTCTACAACACTTCCATTGAAGAGATGCCTCTCAATGTTGCTGACCTCATTTGA